In one Fusarium falciforme chromosome 5, complete sequence genomic region, the following are encoded:
- a CDS encoding TFIIIC-sub6 domain-containing protein, with protein MASSLDETILADTPAVLTIQDQLERDEQEEWEYEYSTTETETYYLTLELSYPEFKDRQSRAPHHSRGGYYKNWLDHNPSQMKGISGRDNQADNDDDNDNEPLPEPEADDDEPEIDPELNNDNNDDNDKGKGVDARDARGEDGDKNQDDTEDIQILELHSQNPVIAYKGRVFEGQWAEIIGTEAIFAARDNENPLPALRRLDGNIDFLGACASRITTTENLVKPKISREDPLAAIREEWNIRIPVGKDRSGERAQQTRFLENLIALKKQKGETDQVTVWAKDGEGKDFKDNRDPDYKPRRRRRMFNEDGEEVIPKRERRRGTGRKIGRPRGRGRGRRATSTAAPTSTRGDLDSSAQEGALSTPTPSRWNDLFEREDDGMDNDEDNDNPSETDDDDDGDMSMAD; from the exons CGAGATGAGCAAGAAGAATGGGAGTATGAGTATTCCACCACCGAGACCGAG ACCTACTACTTGACGCTCGAGCTTTCATATCCCGAATTCAAAGACAGACAATCCAGGGCACCTCACCACAGCCGGGGAGGGTACTACAAGAACTGGCTAGACCATAACCCTAGCCAGATGAAGGGCATCAGTGGCCGGGATAATCAAGCAGATAACGACGATGATAACGACAACGAGCCACTACCAGAGCCtgaggccgacgacgacgaaccCGAGATCGATCCCGAGCTCAACAATGACAACAACGATGACAacgacaagggcaagggcgtGGATGCGCGAGACGCGAGGGGGGAGGACGGCGACAAGAACCAGGACGATACAGAAGATATCCAAATACTGGAGCTTCACTCCCAAAACCCCGTCATAGCTTACAAAGGCCGCGTTTTCGAGGGACAATGGGCCGAAATCATCGGCACAGAGGCCATCTTTGCAGCACGCGACAACGAGAACCCATTGCCTGCTCTACGCCGCCTGGATGGAAATATCGACTTTCTTGGCGCCTGCGCGTCTAGAATTACTACGACCGAAAACTTGGTGAAGCCAAAGATCTCTAGGGAAGACCCTTTGGCGGCTATCCGAGAGGAGTGGAACATTCGAATCCCGGTCGGCAAGGATAGATCAGGAGAACGAGCTCAGCAGACGCGGTTCTTGGAGAATTTGATTGCGCTGAAGAAACAAAAGGGCGAAACAGACCAGGTCACAGTATGGGCAaaggatggcgagggcaAGGATTTCAAGGACAACCGAGACCCTGATTACAAGCCTCGgcgaaggaggaggatgttCAACGAAGACGGAGAGGAGGTTATCCCAAAGCGCGAGCGCCGACGCGGAACCGGACGAAAAATTGGGCGACCAAGGGGTCGTGGTCGCGGACGTAGAGCAACATCTACCGCAGCACCAACATCAACGAGGGGGGATCTCGACAGCTCCGCACAAGAAGGGGCTCTATCGACGCCAACGCCCAGCCGATGGAACGATCTTTTTGAGAGGGAGGATGACGGTATGGACAATGACGAGGACAATGACAACCCAAGTGAgacggacgacgacgacgacggtgacATGTCAATGGCAGATTAG